The nucleotide sequence CCCATCAGCATGATGGGGTAGGCGTAGGTGAGCAACGGCCGCAGCGGCGCCACACTCAGCCGGAACCGCAGCTGCAGCAGCTCCGGCGCCAGCAGCAGCAGCGTGAAGGCGCTGGCCGCTAGGTTAGCCAGAAACACATAGCCCACGCCAATGCTGGGGTCGTAGAGGCGGGCCACCAGCGGCTGCAGCGCCGTCAGGTATTTGCCAGCCAGGATATCGGGGCAGGCTACGATGAAGAACATGTTCAGCGCCACGTTCAGCACGATGCTGGCCATGCGGATGCTGGCAAAGCGCCGCGCCTGGTTGCGCAGACGCAACTGCGCAAACGGAATGGCCGCCACGGCATCGAGGCCCAGCACCAGCGCCAGCCACAGCACGTACCGCTCGTGGCCGGCCGGCAGCCCCAGCAGCTGCAGCAATGCCTCTGCCTGCCAGGCCAGCAACCCCGACAGTACCACGCTGCTCACCAGCAGCAAGCTTAGCACCCGGTTGTAGAGCTCCTGGCGGTCGGCGCCGGCGCGGTTGGCAAACCGGAAAAACGTGGTTTCCAGCCCGTAGGTAAACACCACGTTCAGAAACGACACGTAGGCGTACAGCCCCGTCACGATGCCGTAGTCGGCGGCCGCAAACCGCGCCGTGTACACCGGTACCAGCAAATAGGTGAGCACCCGGCCCACAATGCTGCTGATGCCGTACACGGCCGTCTGGGAGGCCAGTTTCTTCGCTACACTCATTTAAAGAAGTGGTAAACCGCTGCCAAAAGAACGTCATTCCGAGCGGAGCGAGGAATCTCGCTAGTGTGGTGATTATACTACACTAGCGAGATTCCTCGCTCCGCTCGGAATGACGTACCAATCAACCTTCGGATTCTAATTGCCTTTGAACGCGGCCGGCCGTTTTTCCAGGAATGCCTGGGTGCCCTCTTTGAAGTCGTTGGACGCAAAGCACTGCCCGAAGGCGTTGGCTTCTACCTGGTAGCCGTGGCGCGTATCCGAGTACAGCGCATTCACGCTGTCGATGCACAGGCCGAGGGCCAAGGGCGCTTTCGTCAGGATGCGGCTCAGCAGAGTCCGCGTAAAGGTCAGCAGTTCGGCGGCGGGCACCACGTGGTTCACGAGGCCCAGGCGCAGGGCCTCGTCAGCCTTCACCATGTCGGCGGTCAGCAGTAGCTCCAGAGCCTTGCCTTTGCCGATGAGCTGGGCCAGCCGCTGGGTGCCGCCGTAGCCTGGAATCAGGCCCAGGTTCACTTCCGGCTGCCCGAAGCGCGCCGTGTCGGAGGCAATGCGCATGTGGCAGGCCATGGCCAGCTCGCAGCCGCCACCCAGCGCAAACCCGTTCACGGCCGCAATAACCGGTTTGGAGCTTTCCTCAATCATGCAGAACACTTCCTGGCCCTGCTCGGAGGCCCGGCGGGCCAGCGCCTCGCTCGGAATGGCAGCCAGCTCGGCAATGTCGGCGCCGGCCACGAAGGCTTTGTCGCCGCTGCCGGTCAGGATGATGCCCCGCACGGCCTTGTCGTTGAGGGCCTGCTGCATGGCCTGCCCGATTTCCGTAATCGTGGCGGCGTTGAGGGCGTTGAGCTTGGTGGGGCGGTTGAGCGTGATGGTCTGGATGCCGGTTTCAGCGTCGAGCTCAACCAGCAGATTTTCGAAAGAAGCCATGAAGGAAAGGGTAGGTGGGGCCGCAGATGATGCCCAAAGATAGCGCAAAACCGCATCCGTATTTGAACGCTTCGGCGTGGCAGTGCCCCGGTTCACCGCTTGTTGACCACTGTCCGGCTAAACCTCGTCACCCTGGGCAAACCGGCCTTCTACCTTTGAGAAAAGTCCGCAGGAGGTTAGATCGTAAAAATCTTATATTGCCTGCGGTATTCTCTCGTTTTCTCCACCAAATCCTTCTTAATCATGGGCTTCGTCTCAGAATTCAAAGAATTTATTTCCAAGGGCAACGTGCTCGATCTGGCAGTGGGTGTGATTATCGGCGGGGCGTTCGGCAAGATCGTCACCTCGCTGACGGATGATATCCTGATGCCCGTGCTCAGCATCCTGACCGGCGGTATGGATTTCAAGGATTGGTTTCTGGCCCTCGACGGCACCACCTATAAAACGCTGGAAGACGCCAAAAAAGCAGGTGCTGCCACCATCAACTACGGCCTGTTTCTGAACGCCGTTATCACCTTCCTGCTGATGGCCTTTGCCATTTTCTGGATTGTGAAGCTGGCTAACCGCTTCAAAAAGCCGCAGGAGGTAATCGTGGCCGAGCCCGGCCCAACGAAAGACCAAGCGCTGCTGATGGAAATCCGCGACGCGCTGCGCACCCGCAGCTAGCATCTAGGCTTGCCGCACCTCGTCACTACGTCTTTGCAAAGCCGGCCTTTGCCCTCCACCACGGCAGGGCAGAGGCCGGTTTTTTTGGGCGGGCGCGGGGCAGAGCCGCATTACTGGCCATCGGGCCGGTAAGTTTCCCGGAATTTGAACTAACTTCCCTGCCGGCCCGTTGCCGCGCTGATGGCTCCGCAGCTGACAGCTAGCGTATTACGGCCCTTTCCTTTGGATTTTCTTCTGCTTCAGCGCATGAAAAAACTTATTGCCACCTCGCTGCTGGCATCTGCCGCTTTGCTCAGCAAGCCCGCCGCCGCGCAGGCACCCCGCTCCGTTATTGCCCCCGATGCGCCCGGCCGCCAGCCCAACGAGCAGGTGCAGCGCAAAGGCAAGCGCAAAGCTTCGGACACCGACATTGCCAACATGCAGCGCCGCATGAACATGAACCCGGACGACGCCAAGCGCGACCAGCAGGTAGAGCTGCTGGAGGCCCGCGCTGGCGGCGGCTCCGCCAACACCAGCTTCGGCCGCGCCTCCGGGCCCGCCCGCCAGTATGAGAAGGGCGCCGGCGGCTTCACGGTACGTAAGTTCAAAGCCGGCAAGCACACCCGCAATGCCATGATGAAGAAAGGGCAGGGACGCCCGGCGCCCGGCATCGACCCCAAAGGCAAGCCGCTGACACACAAGAAGAAAAAGAAATTTCTGTTTTTCTAAGCCGCCGCAAGGCCATAGCTGGCAGATAGATACCACACAAAAAAGCCCCGTCGCAAAGCGTCGGGGCTTTTTGCATCTTTAGCTGTTTCGAGACCACCGTTCGCTCCCGATGCAGCCAAAGAAGAACTAAGTATTGGGCCTGCCCGCTACGAAAGCTGGCGTTTGGCGGGGTCCCAGCCGGGGCCGGGCAGGGCCGGTGTGCTAGCCTCGCGGCTTCCGTTCAGCGACAGGTAGCACACGGGCACTGGCATGAATGTGTGGCGTCTGGCAACAGGTGCTAGTGAGTAGGAGGGGGCAGGCATAGCGCGACAAATAAAGAGGTGAAACAAAACAGCAGAAGCCACTACAGCTTAGCCAACGCATTCAGGTCAATAGTGCGGGCGACTTGCTTCACGAAATCTGTGTTGTTCTGCCCGTCCGATTCCACGGCCACAAAAAAACGGTCGCCTACGCCCAGGGCTACGCTGGCTTTGCGCTCTTTCTTCTGCAGCGTCTCCCACCCCCGGATGTTGCCCACCCCCAGGTCGAAGCTCCGCATGAGTTGCGCATCATCTTCCTGCGCAAAGCCCGCCGATAGCATGGCCGTAGTGCCGGCGTACAGGGCGTTAGCGCCGTTGTAGTCTACCAGCCGCACCTTCAGGCGCTGGCTACCGTGGCGGTAGTGCCGCTCGCAGGTGGAATAGTTGATGCCATGCAGGCTGACGGATTCGCCCTTCGGCTCGCCCACTGCCTCGAAGCTGGCTAACCTAGCCGGTAGGTAACGCGCCAGCTCTTGATACGGCAGCGAGGTGGTATCGCCGTGGGCCATGCGGGCGGCGTGTTGCCGCTGTTGCCTTCTTATCGCCGCTCCC is from Hymenobacter yonginensis and encodes:
- the mscL gene encoding large conductance mechanosensitive channel protein MscL, whose protein sequence is MGFVSEFKEFISKGNVLDLAVGVIIGGAFGKIVTSLTDDILMPVLSILTGGMDFKDWFLALDGTTYKTLEDAKKAGAATINYGLFLNAVITFLLMAFAIFWIVKLANRFKKPQEVIVAEPGPTKDQALLMEIRDALRTRS
- a CDS encoding enoyl-CoA hydratase/isomerase family protein, producing the protein MASFENLLVELDAETGIQTITLNRPTKLNALNAATITEIGQAMQQALNDKAVRGIILTGSGDKAFVAGADIAELAAIPSEALARRASEQGQEVFCMIEESSKPVIAAVNGFALGGGCELAMACHMRIASDTARFGQPEVNLGLIPGYGGTQRLAQLIGKGKALELLLTADMVKADEALRLGLVNHVVPAAELLTFTRTLLSRILTKAPLALGLCIDSVNALYSDTRHGYQVEANAFGQCFASNDFKEGTQAFLEKRPAAFKGN